One Amorphoplanes digitatis genomic window carries:
- a CDS encoding response regulator transcription factor: protein MTMANAEVGAELRRPDGGPVRVLVVDDEATLAEVLSMALRYEGWEVRSAGDGQTAVRTARDFRPDAVVLDMMLPDLDGLEVLRRLRGETPDVPVLFLTAKDSVEDRIIGLTAGGDDYVTKPFSLEEVVARLRGLMRRSTNSGMRTESQLIVGDLSLDEDSHEVRRGGDQITLTATEFELLRYLMRNPRRVLSKAQILDRVWNYDFGGQANVVELYISYLRKKVDAGRTPMIHTMRGAGYVLKPAD, encoded by the coding sequence ATGACGATGGCGAACGCAGAGGTCGGAGCGGAGCTCCGGCGCCCGGACGGCGGGCCGGTCCGGGTCCTCGTGGTCGACGACGAGGCCACGCTGGCCGAGGTCCTCTCGATGGCCCTGCGATACGAGGGCTGGGAGGTGCGCAGCGCCGGCGACGGGCAGACCGCCGTCCGGACCGCCCGCGACTTCCGGCCCGACGCCGTCGTGCTCGACATGATGCTGCCCGACCTCGACGGGCTCGAGGTGCTGCGCCGGCTGCGCGGCGAGACGCCCGACGTGCCGGTGCTCTTCCTGACCGCGAAGGACTCCGTCGAGGACCGGATCATCGGCCTCACCGCCGGCGGCGACGACTACGTCACCAAGCCGTTCAGCCTGGAGGAGGTCGTGGCCCGGCTGCGCGGGCTGATGCGCCGGTCGACCAACTCCGGGATGCGGACGGAGTCGCAGCTCATCGTCGGCGACCTGAGCCTGGACGAGGACAGCCACGAGGTGCGCCGCGGCGGCGACCAGATCACCCTGACCGCGACGGAGTTCGAGCTGCTGCGCTACCTGATGCGCAATCCGCGCCGGGTGCTGAGCAAGGCCCAGATCCTGGACCGGGTGTGGAACTACGACTTCGGCGGCCAGGCGAACGTGGTCGAGCTGTACATCTCCTACCTGCGCAAGAAGGTCGACGCGGGCCGGACTCCCATGATCCACACGATGCGCGGAGCCGGCTATGTCCTCAAGCCCGCCGACTGA
- a CDS encoding sensor histidine kinase, translating to MSSSPPTEAPRRPAGWSPAGWPLRTRLIAIMVGLLVLLGLVVGVTAEIYLHKALYERVDEQLQEAGRRALGGPRPGEPGRNRPTQYWPNQIPPPGAQSGQIYVGLVPSDSGVQVAGGGIVQYRQTETASETSQWQFNEFAALPADAVDELATVPPDGNPVDVDLGGDLGDYRAIATVLDDGTQVVTALPLEETQGTLLSIAVVTGATVLVTLIVAGWAGAVIIRRNLKPLSRVAATATRVSELELDRGEVKLAQRVPAADTDPRTEVGQVGSALNRLLDHVGDALEARHASETQVRQFVADASHELRTPLAAIRGYAELSRRSRQPVPDEIAHVLRRVESQAQRMTALVEDLLLLARLDAGRPLAHEPVDLTMLVVDAVSDAHAAGPRHDWRLDLPEEPVTITGDGQRLQQVLANLLTNARTHTPEGTRVTVGVGRDDHAALLTVTDEGPGIPAELQPHIFERFARGDGSRSREAGSTGLGLSIVHAVVTAHGGTVSVHSAPGRTEFTVRLPATAVPQHPEHQYAGR from the coding sequence ATGTCCTCAAGCCCGCCGACTGAGGCCCCGCGGCGGCCCGCAGGCTGGAGTCCCGCGGGCTGGCCCCTGCGCACCCGGCTGATCGCGATCATGGTCGGCCTGCTGGTGCTGCTCGGCCTGGTGGTCGGCGTCACCGCCGAGATCTACCTGCACAAGGCCCTCTACGAGCGCGTCGACGAGCAGCTGCAGGAGGCCGGCCGGCGCGCGCTCGGCGGGCCGAGGCCCGGTGAGCCGGGCCGGAACCGTCCGACCCAGTACTGGCCGAACCAGATCCCGCCGCCCGGCGCGCAGTCCGGCCAGATCTACGTCGGGCTGGTCCCGTCGGACAGCGGCGTGCAGGTGGCCGGCGGCGGCATCGTGCAGTACCGCCAGACCGAGACCGCGAGCGAGACCTCGCAGTGGCAGTTCAACGAGTTCGCCGCGCTGCCGGCCGACGCCGTCGACGAGCTCGCGACGGTACCGCCGGACGGCAACCCGGTCGACGTCGACCTCGGCGGCGACCTCGGCGACTACCGCGCCATCGCCACGGTCCTCGACGACGGCACCCAGGTCGTCACCGCCCTGCCCCTCGAGGAGACCCAGGGCACGCTGCTGAGCATCGCCGTCGTCACCGGGGCGACCGTGCTCGTCACGCTGATCGTCGCCGGCTGGGCGGGCGCGGTGATCATCCGCCGCAACCTCAAGCCGCTGAGCCGGGTCGCCGCGACCGCGACCCGGGTCTCCGAGCTGGAGCTGGACCGGGGCGAGGTGAAGCTCGCCCAGCGGGTACCGGCCGCGGACACCGACCCCCGCACCGAGGTGGGCCAGGTCGGCTCGGCGCTCAACCGGCTGCTCGACCACGTCGGCGACGCGCTGGAGGCCCGGCACGCCAGCGAGACGCAGGTACGCCAGTTCGTCGCCGACGCCAGCCACGAACTGCGCACCCCGCTCGCGGCCATCCGCGGCTACGCCGAGCTGAGCCGCCGCAGCCGCCAGCCCGTACCGGACGAGATCGCCCACGTGCTGCGCCGCGTCGAGTCGCAGGCGCAGCGCATGACCGCGCTGGTCGAGGACCTGCTGCTGCTCGCCCGCCTGGACGCCGGGCGGCCGCTGGCGCACGAGCCGGTCGACCTGACGATGCTGGTGGTCGACGCGGTCAGCGACGCGCACGCGGCCGGCCCCCGGCACGACTGGCGGCTCGACCTGCCGGAGGAGCCGGTGACGATCACCGGCGACGGGCAGCGGCTGCAACAGGTGCTGGCCAACCTGCTTACCAACGCGCGGACACACACGCCGGAGGGCACCCGGGTGACGGTCGGCGTCGGCCGCGACGACCACGCCGCGCTGCTGACCGTGACGGACGAGGGCCCGGGCATCCCGGCGGAGCTGCAGCCGCACATCTTCGAGCGGTTCGCGCGCGGCGACGGTTCGCGCTCACGCGAGGCGGGCAGCACCGGCCTTGGCCTGTCGATCGTGCACGCGGTGGTGACGGCGCACGGCGGGACGGTGTCGGTGCACAGCGCGCCGGGCCGCACGGAGTTCACCGTCCGGCTGCCGGCCACGGCGGTGCCGCAGCACCCGGAGCACCAGTACGCCGGCAGGTAG
- a CDS encoding 3-deoxy-7-phosphoheptulonate synthase: protein MPAPPGPPAPGTGGGEEPAVTIPEVQRVSDQRIDTIVPLMSPALLHHELPLTHELSATVLDSRRQVEAVLDGRDPRLLVVVGPCSVHDPVAAAEYADRLKVEAERLADDLLIVMRVYFEKPRSTVGWKGLINDPGLDGTGDVGRGLRVARSLLVEVLGRGLPVGVEFLDPITPQYIADTVAWGAIGARTVESQVHRQLASGLSMPIGMKNRPDGSIATAIDAINAAAVPHVFPGIDVSGTPAIMHTTGNPDCHLVLRGGKGPNYSAADVNAALALLKAAGLPERVIVDCSHGNSEKDHLRQPIVADDVAGQLEAGQRGIRGVMLESFLVPGRQDLGGELAYGQSVTDACMGWEPTVEVLNRLATASAKRRAV, encoded by the coding sequence ATGCCGGCACCACCCGGGCCGCCGGCCCCGGGCACCGGCGGAGGAGAAGAGCCAGCCGTGACCATCCCCGAGGTGCAGCGGGTCAGCGACCAGCGCATCGACACCATCGTGCCGCTGATGAGCCCCGCCCTGCTCCACCACGAGCTGCCGCTGACGCATGAGCTGTCCGCGACCGTGCTGGACAGCCGCCGCCAGGTGGAGGCCGTGCTCGACGGCCGAGATCCGCGCCTGCTCGTCGTCGTCGGGCCGTGCTCGGTGCACGACCCCGTGGCCGCCGCGGAGTACGCGGACCGGCTCAAGGTCGAGGCCGAACGGCTCGCCGACGACCTGCTGATCGTGATGCGGGTCTACTTCGAGAAGCCGCGCTCGACGGTCGGCTGGAAGGGGCTCATCAACGACCCCGGCCTGGACGGCACCGGCGACGTCGGCCGGGGGCTGCGGGTGGCCCGGTCGCTGCTGGTCGAGGTGCTGGGCCGGGGCCTGCCGGTCGGCGTCGAGTTCCTCGACCCGATCACCCCGCAGTACATCGCGGACACCGTGGCCTGGGGCGCGATCGGTGCCCGCACCGTCGAGTCGCAGGTGCACCGCCAGCTCGCCTCCGGCCTGTCCATGCCGATCGGCATGAAGAACCGCCCCGACGGCAGCATCGCCACCGCCATCGACGCGATCAACGCCGCCGCCGTGCCGCACGTCTTCCCCGGCATCGACGTCTCCGGCACCCCGGCGATCATGCACACCACCGGCAACCCGGACTGCCACCTGGTGCTGCGCGGCGGCAAGGGCCCGAACTACAGCGCCGCCGACGTCAACGCGGCGCTCGCGCTGCTGAAGGCCGCCGGCCTGCCCGAACGGGTCATCGTGGACTGTTCGCACGGCAACAGCGAGAAGGACCACCTGCGCCAGCCGATCGTCGCCGACGACGTCGCCGGCCAGCTCGAGGCCGGCCAGCGGGGCATCCGGGGCGTGATGCTGGAGAGCTTCCTCGTACCCGGCCGGCAGGACCTGGGCGGCGAGCTCGCGTACGGGCAGAGCGTCACCGACGCGTGCATGGGCTGGGAGCCGACCGTCGAGGTGCTGAACCGGCTCGCCACGGCCTCGGCGAAGCGCCGCGCCGTCTGA